The Streptomyces sp. Je 1-332 genome has a window encoding:
- a CDS encoding ABC transporter ATP-binding protein → MRDLVKTYPAARGRRGTPATPEVRATDGISLEVRRGEIFGLLGPNGAGKSTLVRQLTGLMRPDSGSVEILGHDILRHPERAARILAYLGQESTALDELTVSLAVETTARLRGLDVRAARAERDGVLDELALTDLASRPLKKLSGGQRRLACFATALVGERPLLVLDEPTTGMDPIARRAVWGAVDRRRAERGTTVLLVTHNVIEAETVLDRVAVLDHGKVIACDSPVGLKEQVAGEVRVELVWRERAPLDVPEVLALRSSAVESGRRWSLRLAPDEARAAVAAVTGGDAFASLDDFTLATPSLEDVYLALGGNGEGLVKA, encoded by the coding sequence GTGCGCGACCTCGTCAAGACGTATCCCGCCGCCCGTGGCAGGCGCGGCACGCCCGCGACACCCGAGGTGCGCGCCACCGACGGCATCAGCCTGGAGGTCAGGCGCGGCGAGATCTTCGGCCTCCTCGGGCCCAACGGCGCGGGCAAGTCCACCCTCGTACGCCAGCTGACCGGCCTGATGCGGCCCGACAGCGGAAGCGTCGAGATCCTCGGGCACGACATCCTGCGCCACCCCGAGCGGGCCGCGCGGATCCTCGCGTACCTGGGGCAGGAGTCCACCGCGCTCGACGAACTGACCGTCTCGCTCGCCGTCGAGACGACCGCGCGGCTGCGCGGCCTCGACGTCCGCGCGGCGCGCGCCGAGCGGGACGGCGTACTCGACGAACTCGCGCTGACCGACCTCGCCTCGCGTCCCCTCAAGAAGCTCTCCGGGGGGCAGCGCAGGCTCGCCTGCTTCGCCACCGCCCTGGTGGGGGAGCGGCCGTTGCTCGTCCTCGACGAGCCGACGACCGGCATGGACCCCATCGCGCGGCGCGCGGTGTGGGGCGCGGTCGACCGGCGCAGGGCCGAGCGCGGCACGACGGTGCTGCTCGTCACCCACAACGTCATCGAGGCCGAGACGGTCCTGGACCGGGTCGCCGTACTCGACCACGGCAAGGTCATCGCCTGCGACAGCCCCGTGGGCCTGAAGGAACAGGTCGCGGGCGAGGTGCGGGTGGAGCTCGTCTGGCGGGAGCGGGCGCCGCTGGACGTCCCCGAGGTCCTGGCGCTTCGCTCGTCCGCGGTCGAGTCGGGGCGCCGGTGGTCCCTGCGGCTCGCGCCCGACGAGGCCCGGGCCGCCGTCGCCGCGGTCACCGGCGGGGACGCCTTTGCCTCGCTGGACGATTTCACCCTGGCCACGCCGAGCCTGGAGGACGTGTATCTCGCCCTGGGCGGGAACGGGGAGGGGCTGGTCAAGGCATGA
- a CDS encoding ABC transporter permease, with product MEAAVRADDREWQADAAEPLGPRARFFPALAAVYRAQLSRARVARIPLLFVATFQSVGIMILMRGVVDGGDEARAVVAGSSVLVVAFVALNLLAQYFGQLRADGGLDHYATLPVPPASVVLGAAAAYASFTVPGTLVTAVVGCGLFGLPLAHLWVLAAVIPLAGAALAGLGAALGLLAPRPELATLLGQLGMSAALLLGVLPAERMPGFLQYARDLLPSTYGVEAFARTFGPHPDWAAVALDLAVCAGVGVASLAIATWAYRRAAVR from the coding sequence CTGGAAGCGGCCGTGCGGGCCGACGACCGCGAGTGGCAGGCCGACGCCGCCGAACCCCTGGGGCCCCGCGCGCGGTTCTTCCCCGCGCTCGCTGCCGTCTACCGCGCGCAGCTGTCGCGGGCGCGGGTCGCCCGCATCCCGCTGCTCTTCGTGGCGACCTTCCAGTCCGTCGGGATCATGATCCTGATGCGGGGCGTCGTCGACGGGGGAGACGAGGCGCGTGCCGTCGTCGCCGGGTCCTCCGTGCTCGTCGTCGCCTTCGTCGCGCTCAACCTTCTCGCGCAGTACTTCGGGCAGCTGCGGGCCGACGGCGGCCTCGACCACTACGCCACGCTGCCCGTGCCACCGGCCTCGGTGGTCCTCGGCGCCGCGGCGGCCTACGCCTCGTTCACCGTGCCCGGGACGCTCGTCACCGCGGTCGTCGGGTGCGGTCTCTTCGGGCTTCCGCTGGCCCACCTGTGGGTGCTCGCCGCGGTGATCCCGCTGGCCGGCGCCGCGCTCGCCGGTCTCGGCGCCGCCCTCGGGCTGCTCGCGCCCCGGCCCGAACTGGCCACGCTACTCGGGCAGTTGGGCATGTCGGCGGCGCTGCTCCTCGGTGTGCTCCCGGCCGAGCGGATGCCCGGCTTCCTGCAGTACGCCCGTGACCTGCTGCCGTCCACGTACGGGGTCGAGGCGTTCGCCCGCACCTTCGGGCCGCATCCCGACTGGGCGGCGGTCGCCCTCGACCTCGCGGTCTGCGCGGGCGTCGGCGTCGCCTCGCTGGCGATCGCCACCTGGGCCTACCGCCGTGCGGCCGTGCGCTGA